The Deltaproteobacteria bacterium genome includes the window TAATGCCGCCATCGGGCCACATATTGTAATGCGGTCCGTTGTCGGTCGTGTACACAACGATCGTATTATCGGTGATCCCCAATTCATCGAGTTTATCAAGAAGCTGACCTATCTGGTCATCATGCTGCATCATCCCGTCAGCATAGAAATTTAATCCTGATTTTCCTTTGTATTCGTCCGGAACGTGCGTGACATAGTGCATGCGTGAGGTGTTGAACCAACAGAAAAAGGGCTTGTCAGCCTTTGTCTGTCTTTCGATAAAATCAACGGCAGCATCGAGAAACTCCTGGTCAACCGTCTCCATTCTTTTCTTCGTCAGCGGTCCGGTGTCTTCAATTTTGCCGTCAGCCGTACTTTTTATCACCCCTCGCGGCCCGAAGTTTTTCCTGAAGTTGGGGTTTTTGGGATAATCCGGGTTTTCGGGGGTCTCTTCGGCGTTCAGGTGGTAAAGGTTACCGAAAAATTCATCAAAACCGTGATTGGTAGGCAGAAACTCATCCAGGTCACCCAGGTGATTTTTACCGTATTGCCCTGTAGCATATCCCAATGGCTTCAGCAGTTCTGCCAACGTCGGATCTTCGGGCTGAATCCCGAGGGTCGAACCGGGGAGTCCAACCTTGGTCAGTCCCGTTCGTACCGGCATTTGCCCGGTAATAAACGCCGATCTCCCCGCCGTACAGGACTGCTCGGCGTAATAATCGGTAAACTGCGTTCCTCCGCTTGCGAGGCGGTCGATATTGGGAGTTTTGTAGCCCATCATCCCTTTGTTGTTGTAGCTTAAATTCCAAAAGCCGATATCATCGCCCATGATGACGAGGATATTGGGTTTGTCCGCTGCCTGTACCAGGGTGGCTGCCAACAGCAAAGTTGCGCATAACAGGAGAATGGGAACTTTGTTCAGAATTTTCATGATACCTCCTCTTGGTCTGAGCATTATAAAAGGCAGAGAGCGCCAACTTAGCCGCGTAATTTACGAATATAAAGTCTTATATCCATCAGGTCAATACATCTAATAAATAAAACATAAAGTACCTAACCCATAGCTGCTGATTTTTTATCTGGCGTCTTACCGTTTCATGGCCTTCGGACCACCCGGCAGCATCAGTACGAAGGGAACCGTTGCCAGGAACAACATACCGAAAAGCCAGGCGACATCGTTGTAGGCCAGCATGGTTGCCTGCATGTTGACGACCCTGTCGACCAATGCATAAAGGCCGTGCTGCACGCTTTCGGCATTGAGACCCGCCTGGCCTAACACGTTGGCGGCCAGTCGTCTGTAGTGCTGGTACATCGTGTTAAACGGGCTTATGTAGCCGGAAAGGTTTGCGTGGTGTATTTGCTGAGAGCGGGCCACCATGGTGGCCACCAGGGCGTAGCCGATGTTGCCGCCGATTCGTCGCGCCAACGTATACAGGCTGGTTGCATCCGTCATGTTGGCCCGTGGAATGCTGGCGAGGGAAAGCGTGCTGATGGTCACGAACATGGCCGGCATGCCGACGCCCATGGCCACCATGGCGGGAACAAGGTTCCAGAATCCGGCCTGCAGGGACAGGCGTCCGAGGTCATAATAGCTCCAACAGATAGCGGCGGTGCCGATCAGCACCAGCACCCGCGAGTCGAAGTTGTTGTAAAGCCGACCGACGATCGGCATGAACAGCATCATCATGAGGGCCCGTGGCATTAGTACCAGTCCTGCTTCAAATGCCGGATACCCCAGCAGATTCTGTGTAAATTGCGGTAAAATGAAGGAGGTTCCGAAAAGAGCGATGCCGAAAACCAGCCCCATGGCGGAACCGAGCGCCAGCGGAATATCGCGCAGGATGCGAAAGTTAATCACCGGTTCGGCAACCTTCATCTCCCAGTACACCAGCGCCAGCATGCTGACGGCGCAGACAAGGCTTCCGCCGACAATCATACGCGATTCAAACCAGTTCTGACTTTGTCCGCGCTCCAGCACAATCTGCATGGTTGTCAGCCCCACGGCCAGCAAAGCGATGCCGACCCAGTCGATTTTGCGGATACCGCGGCGGAGATACGCGGGGTCGTGTACGAAGGCGGCGATCATCAGCATGCCGACAACGCTGACCGGCACATTGATAAAAAAGATCCAGGGCCACCCATAATGATCGGTCAGCCAGCCTCCCAATATTGGCCCGACGGCCGGCGCCATCACCACCCCCATGCCGTATACGGCCATTGCCATCCCCTGTTCTTCCTGGGGAAAGGTTTCGCGCAGGATGGCCTGCGAGACCGGAATCAGAGCGCCGCCGCCCAGTCCCTGCAATATCCGGTAGAAAATTATCTGGTGAAAGTCTACCGCCGTGCCGCACAGGATCGATCCCAGTGTAAACAGGCCGAAT containing:
- a CDS encoding arylsulfatase encodes the protein MKILNKVPILLLCATLLLAATLVQAADKPNILVIMGDDIGFWNLSYNNKGMMGYKTPNIDRLASGGTQFTDYYAEQSCTAGRSAFITGQMPVRTGLTKVGLPGSTLGIQPEDPTLAELLKPLGYATGQYGKNHLGDLDEFLPTNHGFDEFFGNLYHLNAEETPENPDYPKNPNFRKNFGPRGVIKSTADGKIEDTGPLTKKRMETVDQEFLDAAVDFIERQTKADKPFFCWFNTSRMHYVTHVPDEYKGKSGLNFYADGMMQHDDQIGQLLDKLDELGITDNTIVVYTTDNGPHYNMWPDGGITPFRGEKNTNWDGGYRVPLLVRWPGKIPANRVVNEIVAGNDWVPTLMAAAGEPQIKEKLLKGYKGVDRTYKVHLDGYNLLPFLTGEKQITKDKYGSTNWPRHEFYYWSDDGDLVAMRYDRWKVVFMEQQSSAFGVWMYPFVQLRVPLIFDLRMDPFERAQHNSNSYYEWMEERAQFIAVGAQAIAGKMVSTFKDFPPRQKPASFNLEEVMSDFTRVGEGK
- a CDS encoding DHA2 family efflux MFS transporter permease subunit; amino-acid sequence: MSKRWQTDPGAASTPGVNKWLVAFTVLFGTFMAVMDINVVNVALPHMMGSFSEDLSSVTWIATAYSIAEIIMVTMAGWLSTLLGRKRLYLFSFGLFTLGSILCGTAVDFHQIIFYRILQGLGGGALIPVSQAILRETFPQEEQGMAMAVYGMGVVMAPAVGPILGGWLTDHYGWPWIFFINVPVSVVGMLMIAAFVHDPAYLRRGIRKIDWVGIALLAVGLTTMQIVLERGQSQNWFESRMIVGGSLVCAVSMLALVYWEMKVAEPVINFRILRDIPLALGSAMGLVFGIALFGTSFILPQFTQNLLGYPAFEAGLVLMPRALMMMLFMPIVGRLYNNFDSRVLVLIGTAAICWSYYDLGRLSLQAGFWNLVPAMVAMGVGMPAMFVTISTLSLASIPRANMTDATSLYTLARRIGGNIGYALVATMVARSQQIHHANLSGYISPFNTMYQHYRRLAANVLGQAGLNAESVQHGLYALVDRVVNMQATMLAYNDVAWLFGMLFLATVPFVLMLPGGPKAMKR